Genomic window (Blastocatellia bacterium):
ATACTGGTAGCTAATCCAGGCCAAATCTATGATTTTTAACAAGGTTTGGTTAAAAGATTTCCAATTACAATTTATTTTTGAACATCTTTAGCACAACGAAAACCAAGTGTTGGATAAGCTTTTTCTATTGAATCAAATCCACGAAAAGTAGTTGTGCAATATTCAATACTTTCTTGGAATGAACCACCTCTAAAAACTCTCTTATTTTCTGCATCTTTAATAGGCTCACTCTTAGAACTAGGATAAGCTTTAGGCGTTGAAGATGTCCATTCCCAAACATTTCGCCTCGTATCAAACGCACCAAAAGAACTTTTACTAGTTTTTACAGAACCAACTGTGCGAACACTTTTAGCCCCAAATTCTTTAGAATTAGCTCGGGTTGTATCAGCCTTTTCTCCCCAAGGATAAAGAAAATGCTCTTGACCAGATGCTGCTACTTCCCATTCTTCTTCAGAAGGTAAGCGTTTACCTGCCCATTTAGCATAGCTTTCAGCATCTTGCCAACTTACATTTGTTACAGGATCATCTGCTTTACCTGTATATTGTCCATTTTGCCAGTCTTTTGGTGCAGGATAGTTAGTAGCTTGAATAAACTTTATATATTCTTCATTTGTTACTTCATAAATGTCTATATAAAATGCGGATAATTTTACAGACCGAGAAGGACTAGAAAAAGTATCTCCATCAGGGCCAGCTTTATCAATACCAACTTTATATTCACCTTCAGGAATTAATACCATGTTTTTAGGTATTTCTACAGTAGGTTCAGGGGTTTTAGTTGGCTCAGGTGTTTGAACTGGTGTTGGACTTGGGCTAATGGCAACAGGAGTATTAATTACTTTTGTTGTATTGCTAGTTATATTTTGAATTAATTTCCAACTAATAAAAACTATCGCTATTAATAACGCTAAAATTATAATTATTAGTAGTGGTATCTTAAATGATCGTTTAGGTTTAGTTGTTGGAAGTTGTTCTTGAATAGGTTGAATAGGCTGAATAGGTGGTACTACAGGCGGTGCAATAGGTTGAACAGGTAGTTGGGGTATTGATTGTATAGGTGCAGGGAATGTTGGTTGTGTTGGAAGTGGCATTATAGGGTCTGTTACATTTGTAGAAGGAGCATTTGTAGAAGGAACATTAGATAAAGAAATAGGTGCTGTAGGTGATAAAGGTTGTTCTTGCGCCACTAGATTTTGGTATGGAGATATAGCTGTTTTAAGTGGATCCATCTCATCTAGTAAAGATGCTGAATTGTTAGCAACTGAAGAGAGTGAATTAGTTGGAACATCATTTTGTTTAGGACGACGCGGCCCAACAGAAATTGTCTTAAAAGCATCCTTTTTGGATTTTCCTTTTTCTCCTTGTGAAGCAGGAGGTGAAGCTTTGAAAGGTAAAGCATCAGTTTTTGAATCAGGAGTAGC
Coding sequences:
- a CDS encoding SUMF1/EgtB/PvdO family nonheme iron enzyme; the encoded protein is MYCPFCGTDNAIDQKYCRNCGAALPTTTTKPPTKAHVPVSSNPRPSAPFVPPAPPSLPKRSKPLEPAQPISNLEDPEDPGATNLAYKLPGFASNTNQGNTNDIVDNFYETQAMGNVLSSSSNAAKSTPSSLRTVEMNSLSAPEDAKSTQVAMPVVRASDINKVSAQKSEEYFPTVLSNPKPPESPEEQLKLLKELMEAGGETWKVPPPAPPPPTVSEQTLSMAALPKPPEPKIDKKPSIIPIDVKASQTGAKAKQDIPFDQTITSAPSLSLDKKDSLPIEHSPLGAIPQTLTMKAATKGSNPSTQDFSYPNLETTDRSGEVPPETMQMQKPPSDPKDVAKALNSWPSDSTNPWGSPVVPPMPGATPDSKTDALPFKASPPASQGEKGKSKKDAFKTISVGPRRPKQNDVPTNSLSSVANNSASLLDEMDPLKTAISPYQNLVAQEQPLSPTAPISLSNVPSTNAPSTNVTDPIMPLPTQPTFPAPIQSIPQLPVQPIAPPVVPPIQPIQPIQEQLPTTKPKRSFKIPLLIIIILALLIAIVFISWKLIQNITSNTTKVINTPVAISPSPTPVQTPEPTKTPEPTVEIPKNMVLIPEGEYKVGIDKAGPDGDTFSSPSRSVKLSAFYIDIYEVTNEEYIKFIQATNYPAPKDWQNGQYTGKADDPVTNVSWQDAESYAKWAGKRLPSEEEWEVAASGQEHFLYPWGEKADTTRANSKEFGAKSVRTVGSVKTSKSSFGAFDTRRNVWEWTSSTPKAYPSSKSEPIKDAENKRVFRGGSFQESIEYCTTTFRGFDSIEKAYPTLGFRCAKDVQK